The following nucleotide sequence is from Candidatus Bipolaricaulota bacterium.
TCCGGCCAGAACAACTCCGCGCTCATATATGTCCGCCACAAGTTCGGGCGGAGTATTTTCCAGCGTGGCTTTAATATTATCAATAATCTGGCTAATCGACCCTTTGATCGCTTCCCTGATCTGATAATCATCCACGATTATTTCTTTCGGCAAACCGGAAACCAAATCTCGTCCGCGCATTTCTATCGAGGCGGATTCGCCCGTTTGATAAGCCGAGCCAATGGCGATTTTAATATTTTCCGCTATTTTCTCGCCGATCAATAAATTAAAATGATCTCTGGCGAAATAAACAATATTTTTATTGAGCTCTTCGCCGGCCACGTCCAGTGACTTCCAGGTGACCACCCCGTTGAGCGAGGTGACGGCGATTTCGGTTTTGCCGCCTCCGACATTGATGATCATGCTGCCCGACGGATCCTGAATCGGCAATCTGGCGCCGATGGCGGCGGCCATAATTTCCTCCACCAAGTAAACCTGGCCGGCTCCGGCGGACAAAGCGGCGTCTTCAACCGCCTTTTTTTCCACTTCCGTGACGTCCAGCGGAATGCCTATAACCACCATTGGCCTGGCCGAAAGATTAAAACTTTCTCTTTGAATTTTATCGATGAAATACTTTAGCATTTTTTCCGTAACTTCAAAATCCGAAA
It contains:
- a CDS encoding rod shape-determining protein, with the translated sequence MFKKFFNKFSKRLGIDLGTSNTIICVQEKGIIINEPSIVAVNNRFDQIIAVGEDAKKMLGKTPKFITISKPLVNGIISDFEVTEKMLKYFIDKIQRESFNLSARPMVVIGIPLDVTEVEKKAVEDAALSAGAGQVYLVEEIMAAAIGARLPIQDPSGSMIINVGGGKTEIAVTSLNGVVTWKSLDVAGEELNKNIVYFARDHFNLLIGEKIAENIKIAIGSAYQTGESASIEMRGRDLVSGLPKEIIVDDYQIREAIKGSISQIIDNIKATLENTPPELVADIYERGVVLAGGGALLKGLDIAISSSIEIPVRVADDPQTCTIRGLSILLDDHKLLNEVVLPPANEEKMVR